The following are encoded together in the Lathyrus oleraceus cultivar Zhongwan6 chromosome 3, CAAS_Psat_ZW6_1.0, whole genome shotgun sequence genome:
- the LOC127126556 gene encoding protein DETOXIFICATION 21 translates to MEEEIKKSLLQHQNTSEEEEEPLRKRVWQESKKMWKVAGPAIFNRFSTFGITVVSQSFIGHIGPTELAAYAIVMTVLVRFANGVLLGMASALETLCGQAYGAKQYDMLGVYLQRSWIVIFTASLFLLPIYIFTIPILEALGQDKNIAIVAGSISLWSIGIVFAFSVSFTCQMFLQAQSKNKIIAYLAAVSISLHVFLSWLLTVKFKFGLNGAMTSILLAYWIPNLGQLIYILKKCPDTWKGFSFLAFKDLWSVTKLSLSSGAMVCLEVWYTTILILLTGNMKNAEIAIDALSICMNINGWEMMISLGFMAAASVRVSNELGRGSSKGAKFSVLITVLTSFAFGFVLFLIFLFLRERLAYIFTPNPDVADAVGDLSPLLSFSILLNSIQPVLSGVSVGAGWQKVVAYVNIGSYYLIGIPFGLVLGNLLHLQVKGVWIGMLFGIFVQTLVLITITCKTDWDNQVVIARNRVNKWTIVEKDESVNASSLSI, encoded by the exons ATGGAAGAAGAGATCAAGAAGAGCCTCTTGCAGCATCAAAACACATCAGAGGAGGAGGAAGAGCCATTGAGGAAAAGAGTATGGCAAGAAAGCAAGAAGATGTGGAAAGTAGCAGGTCCTGCCATATTCAATAGATTTTCAACATTTGGAATCACTGTAGTTAGCCAATCCTTCATTGGTCACATTGGCCCTACTGAACTAGCTGCCTATGCCATTGTTATGACTGTCCTAGTCAGATTTGCTAATGGTGTTTTG TTGGGTATGGCGAGTGCGTTGGAAACTCTCTGTGGACAAGCATATGGAGCAAAGCAATACGATATGCTTGGAGTTTATCTTCAAAGATCATGGATAGTTATATTCACAGCCTCACTTTTTCTTCTTCCAATTTACATTTTCACAATTCCAATATTAGAGGCACTTGGCCAAGATAAAAACATTGCAATAGTTGCTGGAAGCATTTCCTTATGGTCTATCGGTATCGTATTTGCTTTCAGCGTCTCATTCACTTGTCAAATGTTTCTACAAGCACAAAGCAAGAACAAGATTATTGCTTACCTTGCAGCAGTTTCGATTTCACTTCATGTTTTTCTATCATGGCTTTTAACTGTTAAGTTCAAGTTCGGACTTAATGGCGCAATGACATCGATCCTTTTGGCTTATTGGATACCGAATTTAGGCCAACTTATTTATATCCTCAAAAAGTGTCCTGATACATGGAAGGGTTTCTCATTTTTGGCTTTCAAAGATCTTTGGTCTGTTACCAAACTTTCTTTGTCTTCTGGAGCTATGGTATG TCTTGAAGTATGGTACACCACAATTTTGATTCTTCTAACAGGAAACATGAAAAATGCTGAGATTGCTATTGATGCTTTGTCGATATG CATGAACATCAATGGATGGGaaatgatgatatcacttggttTCATGGCTGCAGCTAG TGTTAGGGTTTCAAATGAACTCGGAAGAGGAAGTTCAAAGGGAGCAAAATTTTCTGTTCTGATAACAGTGCtcacatcatttgcatttggATTTGTACTATTCTTGATCTTTCTATTCCTAAGGGAAAGACTTGCTTACATTTTCACACCAAATCCAGATGTGGCTGATGCAGTTGGAGATTTATCACCTTTGCTCTCATTCTCCATACTGTTGAATAGTATACAACCTGTCCTCTCTG GAGTTTCTGTTGGAGCTGGGTGGCAAAAAGTTGTAGCATATGTAAACATAGGTAGCTATTACCTTATTGGTATTCCTTTTGGACTAGTACTTGGTAATCTTCTCCATTTGCAAGTTAAG GGTGTTTGGATTGGAATGTTGTTTGGAATTTTCGTTCAAACACTAGTACTTATCACAATCACATGTAAAACTGATTGGGACAATCAG GTTGTGATTGCTCGAAATCGTGTTAACAAATGGACTATAGTGGAGAAGGACGAATCTGTCAACGCGTCAAGTTTGTCTATATAA